In Mycobacterium stomatepiae, the following are encoded in one genomic region:
- a CDS encoding pyridoxamine 5'-phosphate oxidase family protein, with product MAKEFSRLDESLREFMDSQAMFFVATAPTEGGRINLSPKGYRDTFAVLDDHTVAYLDLFGSGVETIAHLRDNGRITLMFCSFARNSRILRLYGTGRAVRPDDAEFPALLAHFGDQHADIRAAIVIGVERIADACGFAVPYYELIDERPVLDTYHAKATDETYVRAVGRNLRSIDGLPGLESDHPLPR from the coding sequence ACAGTCAGGCCATGTTCTTCGTCGCCACCGCCCCGACGGAAGGCGGGCGAATCAACCTCTCCCCCAAGGGATACCGCGACACCTTCGCGGTGCTCGACGATCACACCGTGGCATACCTCGACCTGTTCGGCAGCGGGGTGGAAACCATCGCCCACTTGCGCGACAACGGGCGGATCACGCTGATGTTCTGCTCATTCGCTCGCAACTCGCGCATCCTGCGGTTGTACGGCACCGGACGCGCGGTCCGGCCCGACGACGCCGAATTCCCCGCTCTGCTAGCCCATTTCGGCGATCAGCATGCCGACATCCGGGCCGCGATTGTGATCGGTGTCGAGCGGATCGCCGACGCCTGCGGATTCGCGGTGCCGTATTACGAGCTCATCGACGAGCGGCCCGTGCTCGACACGTATCACGCCAAAGCCACCGACGAGACGTATGTGCGTGCCGTCGGCCGCAATCTGCGCAGCATCGACGGGTTGCCCGGCTTAGAATCCGATCATCCCCTGCCGCGCTAG
- the metK gene encoding methionine adenosyltransferase, which translates to MSEKGRLFTSESVTEGHPDKICDAISDSVLDSLLAVDPRSRVAVETAVTTGQVHVIGEVTTTAKEAFADIANTVRERILEIGYDHSDKGFDGETCGVNIGIGRQSPDIAQGVDTAHETRVEGAADPLDSQGAGDQGLMFGYAISDTPELMPLPIALAHRLSRRLTEVRKNGTLPYLRPDGKTQVTIAYEDDVPVRLDTVVISTQHSADIDLVKTLDPDLREHVIKTVLADLAHETLDSSSTRVLINPTGKFVVGGPMGDAGLTGRKIIVDTYGGWARHGGGAFSGKDPSKVDRSAAYAMRWVAKNIVAAGLAERVEVQVAYAIGKAAPVGLFIETFGTATVDPVKIEKIVPEVFDLRPGAIVRDLDLLRPIYAPTAAYGHFGRTDIDLPWEQLNKVDELKRAI; encoded by the coding sequence GTGAGCGAAAAGGGTCGGCTGTTTACCAGTGAGTCGGTGACCGAGGGGCATCCGGACAAGATCTGTGACGCGATCAGTGACTCGGTGCTCGACTCGCTGCTGGCCGTGGACCCGCGCTCGCGCGTGGCCGTCGAGACGGCGGTCACCACCGGTCAGGTGCACGTCATCGGCGAGGTCACGACGACGGCCAAGGAGGCCTTCGCCGACATCGCCAACACGGTGCGCGAGCGCATCCTCGAGATCGGTTACGACCACTCGGACAAGGGCTTCGACGGGGAAACCTGCGGTGTCAACATTGGCATCGGGCGGCAGTCGCCCGACATCGCCCAGGGTGTGGACACCGCCCACGAGACCCGCGTCGAGGGCGCCGCGGACCCGCTGGACTCCCAGGGCGCCGGCGACCAGGGCCTGATGTTCGGCTATGCGATCAGCGACACCCCCGAGCTGATGCCGCTGCCCATCGCGCTGGCTCACCGGCTGTCGCGGCGGCTGACCGAGGTCCGCAAGAATGGTACCCTGCCCTACCTGCGCCCGGACGGCAAGACCCAAGTTACGATCGCCTACGAGGACGACGTTCCGGTGCGGTTGGACACCGTGGTGATCTCCACCCAGCACTCGGCCGACATCGACCTGGTGAAGACGCTGGACCCCGACCTGCGCGAGCACGTGATCAAGACCGTGCTGGCCGACCTGGCCCACGAGACGCTGGATTCCTCGTCGACGCGGGTCCTGATCAATCCGACCGGCAAGTTCGTCGTCGGCGGCCCGATGGGTGACGCCGGCCTGACCGGCCGCAAGATCATCGTCGACACCTACGGTGGCTGGGCCCGCCACGGCGGCGGCGCGTTCTCGGGCAAGGACCCGTCGAAGGTGGACCGGTCGGCGGCGTACGCGATGCGCTGGGTGGCCAAGAACATCGTCGCGGCCGGGCTGGCCGAACGGGTCGAGGTGCAGGTGGCCTACGCGATCGGCAAGGCCGCGCCGGTGGGGCTGTTCATCGAGACGTTCGGCACCGCCACGGTCGACCCGGTCAAGATCGAGAAGATCGTGCCCGAGGTCTTCGACCTGCGGCCCGGGGCGATCGTCCGCGACCTGGACCTGCTGCGCCCGATCTACGCGCCGACCGCCGCCTACGGCCACTTCGGCCGCACCGACATCGACCTGCCGTGGGAACAGCTCAACAAGGTCGACGAACTCAAGCGCGCGATCTAG